The Mucilaginibacter mallensis genome has a segment encoding these proteins:
- a CDS encoding glycoside hydrolase family 2 protein, with translation MNKQLLKYFFFLLLFAFNQSFAKTDELPLNNNVRKRISFNKGWQFHLAYDVSKHPQKLNVTLPHTWNAKDVLLGNTNYKRETGIYEKSFKVKPEWKDKRLFLYFDGANSVASVFVNQHFVTEHKGGYTAFCVEITDFIKTGELNTITVQVSNAFRNDVLPLSGDFNVYGGIHRPVSLLVTSKNCISPLDYASPGVYLTPKDISAASATVNVLSKLSLTDTAKFEVRSEIRDAEQHLVGSATSAIVDNKQCAQTISIRNPHFWNGKTDPYLYSATIKLLKNGQLIDEVKQSLGIRYYKVDADSGFSLNGEYLDLHGVGFHEDVEGKGSAVDTADYNKDMQLIKEIGANALRLTHYPHGQYFYDLCDKNGLVVWSEIPFVGPGGYSGDGYIKSEALEQQVKQVLTEMIRQNYNHPSIFFWGLFNELKLDHDDPVPFLNQLDSLAKKEDSTRLTTCATFLDNDKFNKVTDLIAWNKYYGWYAGEFKQIGIWADKTHSLFPGKPFAVSEYGAGGSPFKHTENDDKPAADSKFHPEEWQTSYHEANWQELSKRSFIWAKFVWALADFGSSIRKEGDAPGINDKGLVTYDRRVKKDAFYFYKANWNNVPMLYITDRRNISRHKPLTTVKVYSTVSNVQLIVNGTALKSASPDQLHIIKWGNIKLKKGLNKIEVRSGSGDNVLEDSCEWTLE, from the coding sequence ATGAATAAACAACTTCTAAAATATTTCTTTTTCCTGTTACTGTTCGCGTTTAACCAATCTTTTGCAAAAACTGATGAGTTACCTTTAAATAATAATGTACGTAAGCGTATCAGCTTTAATAAAGGATGGCAGTTTCACTTAGCCTATGATGTGAGTAAACACCCCCAAAAGCTTAATGTAACTTTGCCGCACACCTGGAACGCTAAAGATGTATTGCTTGGAAATACCAATTATAAGCGCGAAACCGGCATTTATGAAAAAAGCTTTAAGGTTAAACCTGAATGGAAGGATAAGCGCTTGTTCCTCTATTTTGATGGCGCAAATTCCGTAGCATCAGTATTTGTAAACCAGCATTTCGTAACCGAGCATAAAGGCGGTTATACTGCCTTTTGTGTAGAGATTACCGATTTTATTAAAACCGGCGAGTTAAATACAATAACAGTACAGGTAAGCAATGCTTTTCGTAATGATGTGTTGCCGCTAAGCGGTGATTTTAATGTGTATGGCGGTATTCATCGCCCTGTTTCACTATTGGTTACGTCTAAAAATTGTATCTCCCCGCTGGATTATGCTTCGCCCGGGGTTTATCTTACCCCAAAAGACATATCAGCGGCGTCAGCTACGGTAAATGTTTTGTCCAAACTATCTTTAACCGATACAGCCAAATTCGAGGTACGATCTGAGATAAGGGATGCGGAACAGCATTTGGTGGGCTCAGCTACCAGCGCAATTGTAGATAATAAGCAATGCGCACAAACGATTAGCATCAGGAACCCACATTTTTGGAATGGTAAAACCGATCCCTATTTATATTCAGCCACTATAAAATTATTAAAAAACGGGCAGCTGATTGATGAAGTAAAACAGTCTCTTGGCATACGGTACTATAAAGTTGATGCCGATAGCGGATTTAGTCTTAACGGGGAATACCTCGACCTGCATGGCGTAGGCTTTCACGAAGATGTTGAAGGCAAAGGATCAGCGGTGGATACGGCTGATTACAATAAAGATATGCAGCTGATCAAAGAAATTGGCGCCAATGCTTTGCGGCTGACACATTATCCGCATGGCCAATATTTTTATGACCTATGTGATAAAAATGGCCTGGTGGTTTGGTCTGAGATACCTTTTGTTGGGCCGGGAGGCTACAGCGGCGATGGGTACATTAAAAGTGAGGCATTGGAACAGCAGGTGAAGCAGGTGCTTACTGAAATGATCAGGCAAAATTATAACCATCCCAGTATATTTTTCTGGGGATTGTTTAATGAATTGAAGCTTGACCATGACGATCCGGTTCCATTTTTAAATCAGCTGGACAGTCTCGCAAAAAAAGAAGATTCCACAAGGCTTACTACATGCGCTACTTTTTTAGATAATGACAAATTTAACAAGGTAACCGACCTGATAGCGTGGAATAAATATTATGGCTGGTACGCCGGTGAGTTTAAACAAATAGGTATTTGGGCTGATAAAACACATAGCTTATTCCCCGGGAAGCCCTTTGCCGTAAGCGAATATGGAGCGGGAGGCAGCCCTTTTAAGCATACCGAGAACGATGATAAACCTGCTGCTGACAGTAAATTCCACCCGGAAGAATGGCAAACCAGCTATCATGAAGCAAACTGGCAGGAACTCAGCAAAAGATCTTTTATCTGGGCTAAATTTGTTTGGGCGCTGGCTGATTTTGGATCGTCTATACGTAAAGAGGGTGATGCGCCCGGGATTAATGACAAAGGCTTGGTGACCTATGACAGGCGCGTTAAAAAGGACGCTTTTTACTTTTATAAAGCTAATTGGAACAATGTACCTATGCTGTATATTACTGACCGCCGTAACATCAGCCGGCATAAACCTTTAACAACGGTGAAAGTTTATAGCACGGTTTCAAACGTGCAGCTAATAGTGAATGGAACAGCTTTGAAAAGTGCTTCTCCCGATCAATTGCATATCATTAAATGGGGAAATATTAAGCTTAAAAAAGGTCTCAATAAAATTGAAGTCCGGAGTGGTTCTGGGGATAATGTGCTGGAGGATTCATGTGAATGGACACTGGAGTAA
- a CDS encoding RagB/SusD family nutrient uptake outer membrane protein, with product MKKYTIILLAGLILASSCKKNLLNLTPYTAVSSSTMWTNDNLTDLGMAGVYQALRLGQNTGGDSQEEPYMMDQLGFSTQARNLTNLLNGASTSSDGIYADFWKNLYEGIQRANDAITNIPLKSPSVAAKKARYVAEAKFLRAYFYMKLNQLYKGVPIYLTYTEPSQATKPRSTELEVWNQVVADLTDAINEPNLPAIYKAGDANYGHATKGAAYALRGKAYLYTQQYALAAADFQQVQNAGYALFPSYYTLFKQANEQSSEMIFAIQNIAVVGNGGTMQFFCGNRSSYGSCWDDYLVPPNEVDLYQNLDGSTFNWDDVIPGYNELTPAQREVYFLRDNLTATEIAAASARGAEMSLYLPVGNEARIAQAYANRDPRLALSVITPYSTYNGVFGAANATVTWRWPYRAAAALNGDLQTDMTGTPVYLHRKFVAEGNAEIPATGGRNAQPINFPLIRYADVLLMWAEALNEEGQTDAAVPLVNLVRARAGVALLNSNAATTVNGQADLRLRIRNERRVEFINEGINYYDELRWGTIYNQVYANNNGIKKPWGSIISPFTWQFGSSTTYVWPIPLAELQRNPNLKQTPGYGW from the coding sequence ATGAAAAAATACACAATCATATTATTAGCGGGGTTGATATTAGCGAGCAGCTGTAAAAAAAATCTGCTTAATTTAACCCCTTATACAGCCGTTTCGTCCTCAACTATGTGGACAAACGATAACCTGACCGACCTGGGTATGGCCGGGGTTTACCAGGCTTTGCGTTTAGGCCAAAATACCGGTGGCGACAGCCAGGAAGAACCGTATATGATGGATCAGCTTGGATTTAGTACCCAGGCCCGGAACCTGACAAATTTACTCAATGGCGCTTCTACTTCAAGTGACGGCATATATGCAGATTTCTGGAAAAACCTGTATGAGGGTATCCAGCGTGCAAATGACGCTATTACCAATATTCCTTTAAAATCACCATCGGTAGCTGCCAAAAAAGCAAGATATGTGGCTGAAGCTAAATTTTTAAGGGCTTATTTCTATATGAAGTTAAACCAACTTTATAAAGGAGTACCTATTTATTTAACTTATACCGAACCCAGTCAGGCTACCAAACCGCGAAGCACAGAACTGGAAGTTTGGAACCAGGTAGTTGCTGATTTAACAGATGCGATAAATGAGCCAAATTTACCGGCCATATATAAGGCCGGTGATGCCAATTACGGGCATGCAACCAAAGGCGCTGCTTATGCATTACGTGGCAAAGCCTATTTGTATACGCAGCAATACGCCCTGGCTGCTGCTGATTTTCAGCAAGTGCAAAATGCGGGTTATGCGTTATTTCCGAGTTATTATACTTTGTTTAAACAAGCCAATGAACAAAGCAGCGAAATGATTTTTGCCATTCAAAATATAGCAGTGGTTGGCAATGGCGGTACAATGCAGTTTTTTTGTGGCAACCGCTCTTCGTATGGTTCATGCTGGGATGATTACCTGGTACCACCAAATGAAGTTGATCTGTACCAAAACCTGGATGGCTCGACGTTTAACTGGGATGATGTTATTCCGGGCTATAATGAACTTACACCAGCCCAAAGGGAAGTTTACTTTTTACGGGATAACTTAACAGCAACAGAAATTGCAGCAGCATCGGCAAGGGGTGCTGAAATGAGCTTGTATTTACCTGTCGGCAACGAGGCCAGAATTGCGCAGGCCTATGCCAACCGGGATCCGCGATTAGCTCTTAGCGTAATTACACCTTATTCAACTTATAATGGTGTTTTTGGTGCTGCCAATGCAACAGTTACCTGGCGCTGGCCTTATCGTGCGGCTGCAGCCCTTAATGGCGACCTGCAGACAGATATGACAGGTACACCGGTTTATCTTCACCGTAAATTTGTTGCCGAAGGCAATGCCGAAATACCAGCAACAGGCGGCAGGAACGCACAACCGATAAATTTCCCATTGATCCGATATGCCGATGTGCTGCTGATGTGGGCAGAGGCGTTAAATGAGGAGGGCCAAACAGATGCCGCAGTTCCACTTGTAAATTTAGTACGGGCCAGGGCGGGCGTAGCCTTGCTTAATTCAAACGCGGCCACTACTGTTAACGGGCAGGCTGATCTAAGACTGCGTATCAGGAATGAGCGCAGGGTTGAATTTATCAATGAAGGGATCAATTACTATGATGAGCTAAGATGGGGTACCATATACAACCAGGTTTATGCCAATAATAATGGGATAAAAAAGCCATGGGGCAGTATTATATCTCCATTCACCTGGCAATTTGGTTCAAGCACCACCTATGTTTGGCCCATACCTCTGGCGGAACTTCAACGTAACCCTAACTTAAAACAAACACCCGGGTACGGATGGTAA
- a CDS encoding SusC/RagA family TonB-linked outer membrane protein produces the protein MDKIYLHHFSGSGVVKHLHRYMYAVLTFLFLFAGTSYAQSIKITGTVKDSQGELLPSVSVKIKGSANGTVTNNNGAFSISVADKNQVLVFSYLGFVTQEKSLNDATVINVVLVAQSGSLNEVVVVGYGTQKKVNVIGSVASIGAKELQDRPLSNVSQALTGLIPGAYVHQSSGQPGSDGASILIRGQGTLNSTTPLYVVDGVLTPTINDINPVDIESVSVLKDAASASIYGSRAANGVILVTTKKGSKSKTTITYSGILSESHPSFTPSFVNDYVTFMNLVNQGAANTGSSPVYAASDITTWQQANANPNGLNAIGVPNYVAYPNTDWSKTIFKNYLAQDHNISVSGGSDNSQYLLSTGYLHEPGAMPNTGSDEYQFRINLQSKVTKFLTVGTQTFASFQTYKLGNVSTAFTYLNQTTPGVYPYYNGEFGYPSAPDESPTANNILAYLLEQQGNNSQSRVNTTFYANFNIIKGLTWENKFNYQVVSQEDNSAPPQYGKWNFATGVESAPPGPLSAATSYYDFNKYYQTTFNSVLKYSKTIAKNHNIEALAGFEQYYYNFYDFNALSTGLTDPSLYVLSSVTTATTNTGTEYDYGLRSFFGRLDYNYKQKYLFEAVFRDDGSSKFAPNDRWGFFPAFAAGWRLSQEPFMQNINNTVSNLKLKASWGQTGNNVLSSTASAGLYNYQSTYGTTSYAFNGAQVNGLNIQTFSNPDIQWEKTTLANIGLEGGLFNEKLNVDLDVYRKLTSGILYAPPIPLAAGTASAPVVNIGDMENKGVEISLNFHDHIGSFNYSVAGNFAYNFNRLTNYKGSLNSDYSNINQVASISGNNAVVQGYAYNSFYLYQTYKGSGTYYNANGSVNKNGGPKDGMIRTPADLAWVKAMIAAGYTFKPNNTISPSNLYYGELIFADVNNDGVYGGTGDQRLSSKSPIPKYNGGLQFNFSYKGVDLSMIWAGSFGAYNYLSQAGYTTSYVGAGHSISSLIANNHYYYDVANPSDPLNNITAKYPRLTNNISDPQDLSLPSNFYLYNASYVKLKNVQIGYSFSNSIVNKLGMSRLRVFVSADNLLTFTSYVPGLDPEIGGGFSYPTLRQYSAGLNATF, from the coding sequence ATGGATAAAATTTACTTACATCATTTTTCAGGATCAGGAGTAGTAAAGCATTTGCATAGATACATGTATGCAGTTTTAACATTCCTTTTCCTTTTTGCGGGCACTTCCTATGCCCAGTCGATAAAAATAACCGGAACTGTTAAGGACAGTCAGGGGGAATTGTTACCCAGCGTAAGCGTAAAAATCAAAGGCTCAGCCAACGGTACAGTTACCAATAACAATGGAGCATTCAGCATCAGCGTAGCTGATAAAAACCAGGTACTGGTATTTTCTTATCTGGGTTTTGTAACCCAGGAAAAATCCCTGAACGACGCTACTGTTATTAATGTAGTTTTAGTGGCCCAAAGCGGCAGCCTTAATGAAGTTGTTGTGGTTGGCTACGGTACGCAAAAAAAAGTAAACGTAATTGGGTCGGTAGCTTCAATTGGTGCAAAGGAGCTTCAGGACAGGCCTTTATCTAATGTTTCACAAGCGCTTACCGGTTTAATTCCCGGTGCCTACGTGCACCAGTCATCAGGTCAGCCCGGCTCGGATGGCGCAAGCATACTTATAAGGGGCCAGGGAACCTTAAACAGTACTACACCGCTTTATGTTGTGGATGGTGTATTGACGCCCACTATAAACGATATCAACCCGGTGGATATTGAAAGCGTGTCGGTATTGAAGGACGCTGCATCAGCATCCATCTATGGTTCAAGGGCGGCCAACGGCGTTATTCTGGTTACCACTAAAAAAGGCAGCAAAAGCAAAACTACCATTACTTACAGTGGTATTTTGTCAGAGAGCCATCCTAGTTTTACGCCATCATTTGTAAACGATTACGTTACATTTATGAATTTGGTGAACCAGGGCGCTGCTAATACAGGCAGCTCGCCGGTATATGCGGCTTCTGACATTACTACATGGCAACAAGCAAATGCTAACCCAAATGGGTTGAATGCGATCGGGGTGCCTAATTATGTTGCCTATCCCAATACGGATTGGTCAAAAACGATATTTAAAAACTATTTGGCGCAGGACCATAATATATCGGTAAGCGGCGGGTCGGATAATTCGCAATACCTTTTATCAACAGGTTACCTGCATGAACCGGGTGCTATGCCTAATACAGGTTCCGATGAATATCAATTCAGGATAAACCTGCAATCAAAAGTGACTAAGTTTTTAACGGTCGGCACACAGACTTTCGCGTCTTTTCAAACCTATAAGTTGGGTAATGTTTCAACTGCATTTACTTACTTGAACCAAACTACGCCGGGCGTTTACCCGTATTATAACGGTGAATTTGGCTATCCTTCGGCGCCGGATGAATCCCCAACCGCGAATAACATATTGGCTTATTTGCTGGAGCAGCAAGGCAACAATTCGCAATCAAGGGTTAATACTACATTTTACGCCAATTTTAATATCATCAAGGGTTTAACCTGGGAAAACAAGTTTAATTACCAGGTAGTTTCTCAGGAGGATAACAGCGCCCCGCCGCAATACGGTAAATGGAATTTCGCGACAGGTGTTGAAAGCGCTCCTCCAGGGCCTTTATCTGCGGCAACGTCTTATTATGATTTTAATAAATATTACCAAACAACCTTTAACTCGGTATTAAAGTATAGCAAAACCATTGCAAAAAACCACAACATAGAGGCTCTGGCAGGTTTTGAGCAGTATTATTATAATTTCTACGACTTCAATGCGCTGAGTACCGGCCTTACCGATCCTTCGCTTTATGTATTAAGTTCGGTAACTACTGCCACAACAAACACCGGAACGGAGTATGATTATGGATTAAGGTCATTTTTTGGGCGACTGGATTATAACTATAAACAAAAATACCTGTTTGAAGCCGTGTTCAGAGATGACGGTTCTTCAAAATTCGCACCGAATGACCGCTGGGGCTTTTTCCCTGCATTTGCTGCCGGGTGGCGATTATCTCAGGAGCCGTTTATGCAAAACATAAATAATACGGTCAGCAATTTAAAACTAAAAGCTTCATGGGGCCAAACAGGTAACAACGTGCTAAGTTCAACCGCTTCAGCCGGATTGTACAATTACCAGTCTACCTATGGCACAACTTCTTATGCCTTTAATGGTGCCCAGGTAAATGGTTTAAATATCCAAACCTTTAGCAACCCTGATATCCAATGGGAGAAAACAACCTTAGCCAATATAGGATTAGAAGGCGGATTGTTTAATGAGAAATTAAATGTCGATCTGGATGTATACCGTAAATTAACAAGCGGTATTTTATACGCGCCGCCTATTCCCCTGGCTGCCGGTACAGCCAGCGCCCCGGTTGTTAATATAGGCGATATGGAGAATAAGGGCGTTGAAATATCCTTAAATTTCCATGATCATATCGGAAGCTTTAACTATAGCGTAGCAGGTAATTTCGCTTACAATTTTAACAGGCTTACCAATTATAAAGGATCGCTAAATTCTGATTATTCCAATATTAACCAGGTTGCAAGCATTTCGGGCAATAATGCGGTTGTACAAGGCTATGCCTATAATTCTTTTTATCTATACCAGACCTATAAAGGTTCCGGTACTTACTACAATGCAAACGGAAGTGTAAATAAAAATGGTGGCCCTAAGGATGGGATGATCCGCACACCTGCTGATCTGGCCTGGGTAAAGGCAATGATAGCAGCTGGCTATACATTTAAACCTAATAATACGATCAGTCCGAGCAACCTGTATTATGGCGAATTAATTTTCGCGGATGTTAATAATGATGGCGTTTATGGTGGCACGGGAGATCAAAGATTGTCCTCTAAATCGCCTATACCAAAATACAATGGTGGCCTGCAATTTAATTTCTCGTATAAAGGAGTTGATCTGTCAATGATATGGGCTGGAAGTTTTGGAGCATATAATTATTTGTCGCAGGCGGGATATACCACCTCCTATGTTGGTGCTGGTCACTCCATCAGTTCCCTGATAGCTAATAATCATTATTACTATGATGTAGCCAATCCTTCAGATCCTTTAAATAACATTACTGCCAAATATCCGCGCTTAACCAATAATATTTCTGATCCGCAGGACCTTTCATTACCAAGCAATTTTTACCTGTATAACGCATCATACGTTAAGTTAAAGAATGTGCAGATCGGGTACAGTTTTTCAAACTCAATTGTGAACAAATTAGGGATGAGCAGGCTTCGGGTATTCGTTTCAGCCGACAATCTGTTAACATTTACCAGCTACGTGCCAGGGCTGGATCCTGAGATTGGGGGCGGATTCAGCTATCCAACTTTACGTCAGTATTCCGCAGGTTTAAATGCTACTTTTTAA